Proteins encoded in a region of the Streptomyces sp. NBC_00310 genome:
- a CDS encoding DUF397 domain-containing protein, with protein MNAHRSQAAVPEAAWFKSSYSTGGGGECVEVATTPRAVLIRDSKQLTGPVLAVGPEAWAGLVTLAAGR; from the coding sequence ATGAACGCTCACCGCAGCCAGGCGGCCGTGCCGGAGGCCGCTTGGTTCAAGAGCAGCTACAGCACGGGTGGAGGCGGCGAATGCGTCGAGGTCGCCACAACTCCCAGGGCTGTACTGATACGAGACTCGAAGCAGCTCACTGGGCCCGTACTGGCGGTTGGGCCTGAGGCGTGGGCTGGGCTGGTGACCTTGGCAGCAGGCCGCTGA
- a CDS encoding type I restriction endonuclease subunit R — MSPVHDESAFGSAIVSAMTGHGWREASPVDYTADLGLDTNELYTFLGETQPDEWHELRTVYGDANEAQRGFAQRLDRAIADDGLLHVLRNGVKDRGVLLRVAYFKPNLISDDSVLDGYRANRLTVVRELRYATKQADWGHELDLTLFLNGIPVATAELKNPLTGQGVEHAKEQYRTDRDPTELIFTRRVVANFAVDPDLVFVATQLRGKSTQFLPFNTGSNGPGRPGGAGNPAPTTHGTYATSYLWEQVWQRDNWLDLLQRFAHQQKHKTPGGGTTKSTIFPRYHQWDVVKKLTAHAATHGVGQNYLVMASAGSGKSNTIGWLAHRLSDLHADADPRTLDPEALANNRLTPGEPVFDKVIVITDRRNLDAQLRETVGSFSQTDGLVVKIDEKHGAKSEQLARALSRDTGKIVTVTLHSFPALLDYIKRNPTDIKGTRFAIVVDEAHSSQSGDAATAVKSALRDLGLDSDSEDAGTTTVTVNDKLKAKAVERSQAANLSYFAFTATPKAKTLELFGTEDSGIAENGKAVYRPFHTYSMRQAIEEGFILDPLRHYVTYDTYWKLVNQNPDEKEVDPSKANSLLARFALTHEHTVSQHAMVIVEHFVTHTRGRLGGRAKAMVVTASRHSAVQMARAIKSYIKDRDYDTRYPDLGVLVAFSGSLTIDDEETTEVKENGGLSESALPKAFAYTRADDKAVKAGGKGQQEYKILVVAEKYQTGFDQPLLTTMYVNKTLTGIAAVQTLSRLNRTAERKSQADLAVLDFVNDAEDIKDAFRPYFEEAETLPSDPNLLYTAQSRVMSAPIISEQDMDDFASAYFAAKEKAGGSQAKWEKLHAELYRLLSPAVIRFTALLESEEEDDVETTEDFRANLNDYVRKYGFLAQIVPYRDADLERLHLYGRYLLNRLPRRADGGVDIGEVDLSHLRVAKTGEHDVSLSPEGPAELKGFGDGVGGAKEAEKSLLSELIDKFNAKFGTDFTEEDVLPAFNAAKNDPKVRAAAVVNDEDNFGVVFDKAFNGYMMDHVSTIDTLGKRYFGADRSFKSNLDRSARRAAWRMIRNEEGLDDL; from the coding sequence ATGAGCCCCGTGCACGACGAGTCCGCCTTCGGGTCCGCGATCGTCTCCGCGATGACCGGACACGGCTGGCGTGAGGCGAGCCCCGTCGACTACACCGCCGATCTCGGCCTGGACACCAACGAGCTGTACACCTTCCTCGGCGAGACCCAGCCCGACGAATGGCACGAGCTCCGGACCGTCTACGGCGACGCCAACGAGGCCCAGCGCGGCTTCGCCCAACGCCTCGACCGGGCCATCGCCGACGACGGGCTCCTCCACGTCCTCCGCAACGGCGTCAAGGACCGTGGGGTCCTGCTCCGCGTCGCCTACTTCAAGCCCAACCTGATCTCCGACGACTCGGTCCTCGACGGCTACCGCGCCAACCGCCTCACCGTCGTCCGCGAACTCCGCTACGCCACCAAGCAGGCCGACTGGGGCCACGAACTCGACCTCACCCTCTTCCTCAACGGCATACCGGTCGCCACGGCCGAGTTGAAGAACCCGCTCACGGGCCAGGGCGTCGAGCACGCCAAGGAGCAGTACCGGACCGACCGCGACCCGACCGAGTTGATCTTCACTCGCCGGGTCGTCGCGAACTTCGCCGTGGACCCGGACCTGGTCTTCGTCGCGACCCAGCTGCGCGGCAAGAGCACTCAGTTCCTGCCCTTCAACACCGGCTCGAACGGCCCCGGCCGCCCCGGCGGAGCCGGGAACCCGGCGCCCACCACCCACGGCACGTACGCCACCTCGTACCTCTGGGAACAGGTCTGGCAGCGCGACAACTGGCTCGACCTCCTCCAGCGCTTCGCGCACCAGCAGAAGCACAAGACGCCCGGCGGCGGCACCACCAAGTCGACGATCTTCCCCCGCTACCACCAGTGGGACGTGGTCAAGAAGCTCACCGCCCACGCGGCCACCCACGGCGTCGGCCAGAACTACCTCGTCATGGCCTCCGCCGGCTCCGGCAAGTCGAACACCATCGGCTGGCTGGCCCACCGCCTCAGCGACCTCCACGCGGACGCGGACCCCCGAACCCTCGACCCCGAAGCTCTCGCCAACAACCGCCTCACCCCCGGCGAACCCGTCTTCGACAAGGTCATCGTCATCACCGACCGCCGCAACCTGGACGCCCAACTCCGCGAAACGGTCGGCAGCTTCTCGCAGACGGACGGCCTCGTCGTGAAGATCGACGAGAAGCACGGAGCCAAGAGCGAACAGCTCGCCCGCGCCCTCTCACGCGACACCGGCAAGATCGTCACGGTCACCCTGCACTCGTTCCCGGCCCTCCTCGACTACATCAAGCGCAACCCCACAGACATCAAGGGCACCCGCTTCGCCATAGTCGTCGACGAGGCGCACTCCTCCCAGTCCGGCGACGCCGCCACCGCCGTGAAGTCCGCCCTGCGGGACCTCGGCCTGGACTCCGACTCCGAGGACGCGGGCACGACCACCGTCACCGTGAACGACAAGCTCAAGGCGAAAGCCGTCGAGCGCTCCCAGGCCGCCAATCTCTCCTACTTCGCCTTCACGGCCACCCCCAAGGCGAAGACCCTCGAACTCTTCGGCACCGAGGACAGCGGTATCGCCGAGAACGGCAAGGCGGTCTACCGCCCCTTCCACACGTACTCCATGCGCCAGGCCATCGAGGAAGGCTTCATCCTCGACCCGCTGCGCCACTACGTCACGTACGACACCTACTGGAAGCTGGTGAACCAGAACCCGGACGAGAAGGAGGTCGACCCCTCCAAAGCCAACAGCCTGCTCGCCCGGTTCGCGCTCACCCACGAGCACACCGTCTCCCAGCACGCCATGGTCATCGTGGAGCACTTCGTGACCCACACCCGCGGCCGGCTCGGCGGACGCGCCAAGGCCATGGTCGTCACGGCCTCACGCCACTCCGCCGTGCAGATGGCCCGCGCGATCAAGAGCTACATCAAGGACCGCGACTACGACACCAGGTACCCCGACCTGGGCGTCCTCGTCGCCTTCTCCGGTTCCCTCACCATCGACGACGAGGAGACCACCGAGGTCAAGGAGAACGGCGGGCTCTCGGAGAGCGCGCTGCCCAAGGCGTTCGCGTACACCCGCGCCGACGACAAGGCCGTCAAGGCGGGCGGCAAGGGGCAGCAGGAGTACAAGATCCTGGTCGTCGCCGAGAAGTACCAGACCGGCTTCGACCAGCCGCTTCTCACGACGATGTACGTCAACAAAACCCTGACCGGCATCGCCGCCGTCCAGACCCTCTCCCGCCTCAACCGCACCGCCGAACGCAAGTCCCAGGCCGACCTCGCCGTCCTGGACTTCGTCAACGACGCGGAGGACATCAAGGACGCCTTCCGCCCGTACTTCGAGGAGGCGGAGACCCTCCCCTCCGACCCCAACCTCCTCTACACCGCCCAGAGCCGCGTCATGTCCGCGCCGATCATCTCCGAGCAGGACATGGACGATTTCGCCTCCGCGTACTTCGCGGCGAAGGAGAAGGCGGGCGGCTCCCAGGCCAAGTGGGAGAAGCTGCACGCCGAGCTGTACCGGCTCCTCTCCCCCGCCGTCATCCGCTTCACCGCGCTGCTGGAGAGCGAGGAGGAGGACGACGTCGAGACGACCGAGGACTTCCGCGCCAACCTCAACGACTACGTCCGCAAGTACGGTTTCCTCGCCCAGATCGTGCCGTATCGCGACGCCGACCTCGAACGGCTCCACCTCTACGGCCGCTACCTCCTCAACCGCCTCCCCCGCCGCGCCGACGGCGGCGTCGACATAGGCGAGGTCGACCTCAGTCACCTGCGGGTCGCGAAGACCGGCGAACACGACGTCTCCCTCAGTCCCGAGGGCCCGGCCGAACTGAAGGGCTTCGGCGACGGCGTGGGCGGCGCCAAGGAGGCCGAGAAGTCACTCCTGTCGGAGCTGATCGACAAGTTCAACGCGAAGTTCGGCACGGACTTCACCGAGGAGGACGTCCTCCCGGCGTTCAACGCGGCCAAGAACGACCCCAAGGTCCGCGCCGCCGCCGTCGTCAACGACGAGGACAACTTCGGCGTCGTCTTCGACAAGGCCTTCAACGGCTACATGATGGATCACGTCTCGACGATCGACACGCTCGGCAAGCGCTACTTCGGCGCGGACCGTAGCTTCAAGTCCAACCTGGACCGGAGCGCTCGGCGCGCGGCGTGGCGGATGATCCGCAACGAAGAGGGTTTGGACGACCTGTAG
- a CDS encoding helix-turn-helix domain-containing protein — protein MRDDDVDGVDRADGVGQRPEDEPGTGVVAAFGRQLKLLRVRAGLDRAAFGKQVGYAADSVASIEQGRRIPQPRFVDRADEVLGAGGVLVALKEELARAQYPAYFRDAARLEARATALNVYAVFAVPGLLQTEDYARAVFQMQRPLLPDEVIEQRLEARMARQEIFNRRPAPLVSFVIEEAVLRRPIGGRKALRGTLEQILLIGQMRNVEVQVMPTEREDNAALGGPFTLIDADKGRRIAYAEVQDDSRLYTDAPRVRELEARYGILRSQALTPSESSAFIVQLMGEA, from the coding sequence ATGAGGGACGATGATGTCGACGGGGTGGACCGGGCCGACGGGGTCGGGCAGCGGCCGGAGGACGAGCCGGGGACGGGGGTCGTGGCCGCGTTCGGACGGCAGTTGAAGCTGCTGAGGGTCCGGGCGGGGCTGGACCGGGCGGCCTTCGGGAAGCAGGTGGGGTACGCGGCGGACTCGGTCGCGTCGATCGAGCAGGGGAGGCGGATTCCGCAGCCGAGGTTTGTGGACCGGGCGGATGAGGTGCTGGGGGCCGGGGGTGTGTTGGTCGCGCTGAAGGAGGAGTTGGCGCGGGCGCAGTATCCGGCTTACTTTCGAGATGCGGCCCGTCTGGAGGCGAGAGCCACAGCACTGAACGTGTACGCCGTATTTGCTGTCCCGGGTCTGTTGCAGACGGAGGACTACGCACGAGCCGTGTTCCAGATGCAGCGGCCTTTGCTGCCCGACGAGGTTATCGAGCAGCGCCTGGAAGCTCGCATGGCGCGGCAGGAGATCTTCAACCGGCGCCCTGCCCCACTGGTGAGCTTCGTCATCGAGGAGGCTGTGCTGCGCAGACCGATCGGCGGCCGGAAGGCGCTGCGCGGGACGCTGGAACAGATTCTGTTGATCGGGCAGATGAGGAACGTGGAGGTGCAAGTGATGCCAACGGAGCGCGAGGACAATGCTGCACTCGGCGGCCCCTTCACGTTGATCGACGCGGACAAGGGCCGTCGAATCGCGTACGCCGAGGTACAGGACGACAGCCGCCTGTACACCGATGCGCCGAGGGTTCGTGAGCTCGAAGCCCGCTATGGCATCCTCCGATCACAGGCGCTGACACCGAGTGAGTCGTCGGCATTCATCGTTCAACTGATGGGAGAGGCATGA
- a CDS encoding type I restriction-modification system subunit M — protein sequence MNSSKHTELANHAWSVADLLRGDYKQSDYGKVILPFTVLRRLECVLEPTREKVTAVAEQYRDTEIDPDDWLRRASGNSFYNKSNLTLKKIAADPQNAAKNLMVYVGAFSENARGVLDRFEFAQQIKRLDSAGLLYLVIGKFTDLDLRPATVPNHNMGYIFEELIRRFAEQSNETAGEHFTPREVIKLMVNLLIAPDGDALTVPGTVRKVMDPACGTGGMLSAAEDHILSLNPDAAVEVYGQELNPESWAICRSDLMIKGQDPENIAFGNSFSDDGHARQKFDYLLANPPFGVEWKKVKEDVEYEHRSLGEAGRFGAGLPRINDGSLLFLQHMISKMKPVDVNGGGGSRIAIVFNGSPLFTGAAGSGESEIRRWILENDWLEAIVALPDQLFYNTGISTYFWILTNRKDAEHKGKVVLLDARDQWQKMRKSLGDKRKQLGKEHIATVTRLYGEAITVAGDPEHPLHGKVKVFSNSDFGYQRITVERPLKLRFEVTEETLAALATSKPVQKLEQSEEFVTAARTLLGSSWGKESDALVALKDAVVAAGLLWPAGAPFAKAVRGSIGVRDPEGDVQRVKGAPEPDSELRDYENVPLGEDVEEYLKREVHPHVPDAWIDRSKTKVGYEIPFTRHFYVYTPPRPLTEIDAELKALETEIQALLGEVAR from the coding sequence TTGAACAGCAGCAAGCACACGGAGTTGGCGAACCACGCGTGGTCGGTCGCCGATCTCCTGCGCGGTGACTACAAGCAGTCGGACTACGGCAAGGTGATCCTGCCGTTCACGGTGCTGCGGCGGCTGGAGTGCGTACTGGAGCCCACGCGGGAGAAGGTCACGGCGGTGGCCGAGCAGTACAGGGACACCGAGATCGACCCGGACGACTGGCTGCGCCGCGCCTCGGGCAACTCGTTCTACAACAAGTCGAACCTGACCCTGAAGAAGATCGCGGCGGACCCGCAGAACGCGGCGAAGAACCTCATGGTGTACGTGGGGGCGTTCTCGGAGAACGCGCGGGGAGTACTGGACCGCTTCGAGTTCGCGCAGCAGATCAAGCGGCTGGACAGTGCCGGGCTTCTGTACCTGGTCATCGGCAAGTTCACCGACCTGGACCTGCGCCCCGCGACCGTGCCCAACCACAACATGGGCTACATCTTCGAGGAACTGATCCGCCGCTTCGCGGAGCAGTCGAACGAGACGGCCGGTGAGCACTTCACGCCCCGCGAGGTCATCAAGCTGATGGTGAACCTCCTGATCGCCCCGGACGGCGACGCGCTCACCGTCCCGGGCACGGTCCGCAAGGTCATGGACCCCGCGTGCGGTACGGGCGGCATGCTCTCAGCGGCCGAGGACCACATCCTGTCGCTCAACCCGGACGCCGCCGTGGAGGTGTACGGGCAGGAACTGAACCCCGAGTCATGGGCGATCTGCCGGTCCGACCTCATGATCAAGGGCCAGGACCCGGAGAACATCGCCTTCGGCAACTCCTTCTCCGACGACGGCCACGCCCGCCAGAAGTTCGACTACCTGCTCGCCAACCCGCCGTTCGGCGTGGAGTGGAAGAAGGTGAAGGAGGACGTCGAGTACGAGCACAGGTCGCTGGGCGAGGCGGGCCGCTTCGGCGCGGGCCTGCCGCGCATCAACGACGGCTCGCTCCTCTTCCTCCAGCACATGATCTCGAAGATGAAGCCGGTGGACGTGAACGGCGGGGGCGGCTCCCGCATCGCGATCGTCTTCAACGGCTCGCCCCTGTTCACGGGCGCGGCGGGCTCGGGTGAGTCGGAGATCCGGCGGTGGATCCTGGAGAACGACTGGCTGGAGGCCATCGTCGCGCTCCCGGACCAGCTCTTCTACAACACGGGTATCTCCACGTACTTCTGGATCCTCACCAACCGCAAGGACGCGGAGCACAAGGGCAAGGTCGTACTCCTGGACGCGCGCGATCAGTGGCAGAAGATGCGCAAGTCGCTGGGCGACAAGCGCAAGCAACTGGGCAAGGAGCACATCGCGACGGTGACACGGCTGTACGGCGAGGCGATCACCGTGGCCGGGGACCCGGAACACCCGCTGCACGGCAAGGTGAAGGTCTTCTCCAACTCGGACTTCGGGTACCAGCGGATCACTGTCGAGCGGCCGTTGAAGCTGCGGTTCGAGGTGACGGAGGAGACGTTGGCGGCTCTGGCCACGTCGAAGCCGGTGCAAAAGCTGGAGCAGAGCGAGGAGTTCGTGACGGCGGCGCGTACGCTGCTGGGCTCGTCGTGGGGGAAGGAGTCCGACGCGCTCGTGGCGTTGAAGGACGCGGTGGTGGCTGCTGGGTTGCTCTGGCCGGCGGGGGCGCCGTTCGCGAAGGCGGTACGGGGGTCGATCGGCGTACGGGATCCGGAGGGCGACGTGCAGCGCGTCAAGGGTGCACCGGAGCCGGATTCTGAGCTTCGGGACTACGAGAACGTGCCGCTGGGCGAGGACGTCGAGGAGTACTTGAAGCGGGAGGTGCACCCGCATGTGCCGGATGCGTGGATCGACCGCAGCAAGACGAAGGTGGGATACGAAATCCCATTTACGCGGCACTTTTATGTGTACACGCCACCACGGCCACTCACGGAGATCGACGCCGAACTAAAGGCCCTTGAGACCGAAATCCAGGCTCTACTCGGGGAAGTGGCCCGGTGA
- a CDS encoding restriction endonuclease subunit S, protein MNTSVFDPRSLRLPDTYELVRLGYVAHLQNGLTVDAKRDVTGDVVTRPYLRVANVQAGSLSLESVTEITVPRSVARRSTLRPGDVLMTEGGDLDKLGRGTVWQGELEGCLHQNHIFVIRPDPQRLNGRYLAYLTQSLYGRCYFESTGTRTTNLASTNSNKIQSFPLPLPPLEEQRRIIEYLDAETIRIDHLVSLFTKQRDLVNERERAALPLIVGGALLGGGQMQSGVPWFPKVHPEALLVPLVRVLQLQRGVDLTESERRSGGIPVFTTAGHAGWHDKAIASGPGVIIGRYGSVGNVHWTEQPYWPHNTTLYVKNFDGNNERYCYHLLRALPYEMEQARAAVPGVNRNDLHKQLVPLLPRPLQLSASKQADEQMSWLKATHTRIERAKALLTERRQALITAAVTGQFDVSTASGRGVDVA, encoded by the coding sequence GTGAACACCTCAGTCTTCGACCCGCGCTCCCTCAGGCTCCCCGACACCTATGAATTGGTGCGCCTCGGCTACGTCGCCCACTTGCAGAACGGGCTGACCGTCGACGCAAAACGCGACGTCACAGGCGACGTCGTCACACGACCCTACTTGCGCGTCGCCAATGTTCAAGCAGGAAGCCTCAGCCTCGAATCGGTCACGGAGATCACCGTGCCCCGAAGCGTGGCCCGTCGCAGCACGCTTCGCCCAGGCGACGTCCTGATGACGGAAGGTGGGGACCTGGACAAGCTGGGCCGTGGGACGGTCTGGCAGGGTGAACTTGAAGGCTGCCTGCACCAGAACCACATCTTCGTAATTCGCCCCGATCCGCAGCGCCTCAACGGCCGGTATCTCGCCTACTTGACTCAGTCTCTGTACGGACGCTGCTACTTCGAGAGCACAGGAACGAGAACCACAAACCTGGCTTCCACCAATAGCAACAAGATCCAAAGTTTCCCTCTACCGCTCCCACCCCTGGAAGAACAGCGCCGCATCATCGAATACCTCGACGCCGAGACCATCCGAATTGACCATCTCGTCTCCCTTTTCACGAAACAACGAGATTTGGTAAATGAACGTGAAAGAGCGGCCCTACCTTTGATTGTGGGCGGCGCCCTCCTGGGTGGCGGACAGATGCAGTCAGGCGTGCCCTGGTTCCCCAAAGTTCACCCTGAGGCACTTCTCGTACCGCTCGTTCGTGTACTCCAACTTCAGAGGGGCGTTGACCTCACAGAATCTGAGCGCCGCTCAGGCGGAATCCCCGTGTTCACCACTGCGGGCCACGCTGGCTGGCACGACAAGGCCATTGCAAGCGGACCCGGGGTTATTATTGGACGATATGGATCCGTGGGTAACGTGCACTGGACCGAACAGCCCTACTGGCCGCACAACACGACTCTATATGTCAAGAACTTCGATGGAAATAATGAGCGGTATTGCTACCACCTTCTCCGTGCGCTCCCATATGAAATGGAGCAGGCAAGAGCGGCGGTTCCGGGCGTGAACAGGAACGACTTGCATAAGCAGCTTGTTCCGCTTCTTCCTCGTCCACTTCAACTATCAGCGTCGAAGCAAGCGGACGAGCAGATGTCTTGGCTCAAAGCCACGCACACTCGAATTGAGCGTGCGAAGGCGTTGCTGACTGAACGCCGCCAAGCCCTCATCACCGCCGCCGTAACCGGCCAGTTCGACGTCTCCACTGCCTCCGGCCGAGGCGTTGACGTGGCATGA
- a CDS encoding DUF4276 family protein, translating to MSAPYPVIASIVEGHGEERALQGLLHRLVPYLLPDAYADIQRPHRLPRDRMLKRDPLAQALTVVMARTPRPTGVLVLLDADDGCAVELAEQLRTHAQATHAHVPLVAVAAVREFEAWFLAGAAGLAGLAGLPDDLVPPPTPEAIRGAKEWLSKRMPPGSTYQETAHQPSFAQRFDLSAASAGAPSFDKFCRDVLFLLTGKRDASQ from the coding sequence GTGAGCGCTCCCTACCCTGTGATCGCGTCGATCGTCGAGGGGCACGGCGAGGAGAGAGCTCTACAGGGACTCCTGCACCGGCTCGTCCCGTATCTCCTCCCCGATGCGTACGCCGACATCCAACGCCCTCACCGTCTCCCCCGCGATCGGATGCTGAAGCGCGATCCGCTCGCGCAAGCCCTCACCGTCGTCATGGCACGTACACCCCGTCCCACCGGCGTTCTCGTGCTGTTGGACGCCGACGACGGCTGCGCCGTCGAGTTGGCTGAACAGTTACGCACCCACGCGCAGGCAACCCATGCCCATGTTCCTCTCGTCGCGGTCGCGGCAGTCCGGGAGTTCGAAGCCTGGTTCCTGGCCGGGGCGGCCGGACTCGCGGGGCTTGCCGGGCTGCCCGACGACCTCGTTCCGCCACCCACCCCCGAGGCGATCCGCGGCGCCAAGGAATGGTTGTCCAAGCGGATGCCGCCCGGATCCACGTACCAGGAGACCGCGCACCAGCCGTCCTTCGCCCAGCGGTTCGATCTCAGTGCAGCCAGCGCCGGCGCGCCCTCGTTCGACAAGTTCTGCCGCGACGTTCTGTTCCTCCTCACCGGAAAGCGAGACGCTTCGCAATGA
- a CDS encoding AAA family ATPase, translating into MTSTHNGAPPFITRVQIENYRSIAACHVQLSPLTVLVGPNAAGKSNFLDAIRFVRDALHSSPGQALESRGGLQEVLHKGPSGQETDLFRIRLDTHVPEPGAEQHGLDFTYVLEVGASPAGGSAPVLRREEVKLSGLGRGDQFIPEMAQGRGVAWRDDILLPRSAQTDADVEALYLRLRDMRFHELLTPVLRAVDDTPSSTGGGMFGERGEHLARVLSALAQQHSWVKETIDGYLSGMVDNASGVDGVEVPEGDLAFVVGRFLDADAQVVKVDRRSLSEGTLRLAGVLAALFQPRALTGEIPFIGIEEPEISLHPPMVGALYDALVAAARNTQVMVTTQSADLLDNAAVDQGHLLVVRDDGSGTAIGPIDEGGRRLLDDGVLTLPDLLRSGEMRPAKTAAGENTRAGMR; encoded by the coding sequence ATGACGTCCACTCACAACGGAGCTCCGCCGTTCATCACGCGCGTGCAGATCGAGAACTACCGTTCCATTGCGGCCTGCCACGTACAGCTCAGCCCGCTCACCGTCCTCGTCGGGCCGAACGCGGCCGGGAAGTCGAACTTCCTCGACGCGATCCGGTTCGTCCGGGACGCCCTCCATTCCTCGCCCGGACAGGCGCTGGAGTCACGTGGCGGTCTTCAGGAGGTCCTCCACAAAGGTCCATCGGGGCAGGAGACCGACCTCTTCCGGATCCGTCTGGACACACATGTCCCCGAACCGGGAGCGGAGCAGCACGGCCTCGATTTCACCTACGTTCTCGAAGTGGGAGCCAGCCCGGCCGGCGGAAGCGCCCCCGTGCTTCGCCGCGAGGAGGTCAAACTCTCGGGACTCGGGCGAGGAGATCAGTTCATCCCGGAGATGGCGCAGGGCCGCGGAGTCGCATGGCGGGACGACATCCTCCTGCCCAGATCCGCCCAGACGGACGCCGATGTGGAAGCTCTGTACCTGCGCCTGCGTGACATGCGCTTCCACGAACTCCTCACCCCGGTTCTTCGTGCCGTCGACGACACGCCGAGCAGCACCGGCGGTGGGATGTTCGGAGAACGCGGCGAGCATCTGGCACGCGTACTCTCCGCATTGGCCCAACAACATTCCTGGGTCAAGGAAACCATCGACGGCTACCTCAGTGGCATGGTGGACAACGCCTCCGGAGTGGACGGAGTGGAGGTGCCCGAGGGGGATCTGGCGTTCGTTGTCGGCCGTTTCCTCGACGCAGACGCACAGGTGGTGAAGGTCGACCGCCGGTCGCTCTCGGAAGGCACGCTCCGCCTCGCCGGCGTCCTCGCCGCGCTCTTCCAGCCCAGGGCGCTGACCGGCGAGATTCCCTTCATCGGGATCGAGGAGCCTGAGATCTCCCTGCATCCTCCGATGGTGGGTGCCCTGTACGACGCTCTGGTGGCTGCCGCACGCAACACGCAGGTGATGGTGACCACTCAGAGCGCCGACCTGCTGGACAACGCAGCCGTGGACCAGGGGCACCTGCTGGTCGTGCGCGATGACGGGAGCGGTACAGCGATCGGTCCGATCGACGAGGGCGGCCGACGGCTGCTCGACGACGGTGTGCTGACCCTGCCCGATCTGCTGCGCAGTGGTGAGATGCGTCCGGCGAAGACCGCCGCCGGAGAGAACACACGGGCGGGAATGCGGTGA
- a CDS encoding alpha/beta fold hydrolase codes for MAEDPTRFLAAYDAVLDHWPVPVDRMDLASVYGTTRVIACGPVDGEPLVLLHGGGATSAVWFANVADLSRTRRVYAVDRIGEAGRSLRGGRPVRSVDDLLDWLDGVLDGVLDGVLDGGLDGSGPSRVDLCGHSYGGWIALTYALRTPQRVRKLALLDPTQCFAGYRAEYLLRALPLLIRATSRRARAFLAWETHGAEVDPAWLELYGLAAEFPRTKVVVGKRPTSRQLGSSTTPTLVLLAGDSRAHDVRRVEAAARLHLPHVETAVLPGLSHHGVPFTRAASLNSKVLDFLDKP; via the coding sequence ATGGCAGAAGACCCGACTCGCTTTCTGGCGGCGTACGACGCCGTCCTGGACCACTGGCCCGTGCCTGTCGACCGGATGGACCTGGCGTCGGTGTACGGCACCACCCGGGTCATCGCGTGCGGCCCCGTGGACGGGGAGCCGCTGGTGCTGCTGCACGGTGGCGGCGCCACCTCGGCAGTGTGGTTCGCCAACGTGGCCGACCTGAGCCGCACCCGGCGCGTCTACGCCGTCGACCGGATCGGCGAGGCAGGCCGCAGCCTGCGCGGGGGCCGACCCGTCCGGTCCGTCGACGACCTTCTTGACTGGCTGGACGGCGTGCTGGACGGCGTGCTGGACGGAGTGCTGGACGGCGGACTCGACGGCTCGGGCCCGAGCCGCGTCGACCTGTGCGGGCACTCCTATGGCGGATGGATCGCCCTCACCTATGCGCTGCGCACGCCGCAGCGGGTCCGCAAGCTCGCTCTCCTCGATCCCACCCAGTGCTTCGCCGGATACAGGGCCGAGTACCTGCTGCGCGCCCTTCCGCTGCTCATCCGGGCCACCAGCCGACGGGCCCGCGCGTTCCTTGCCTGGGAAACCCACGGCGCGGAAGTCGACCCCGCATGGCTGGAGCTGTACGGCCTCGCCGCCGAATTCCCGCGCACGAAGGTCGTCGTGGGCAAACGCCCGACGTCCCGGCAACTGGGGAGCTCGACGACCCCGACGCTGGTCCTGCTTGCCGGGGACAGCAGGGCGCACGACGTTCGGCGCGTCGAGGCGGCGGCGCGGTTGCACCTGCCCCATGTCGAGACCGCGGTACTCCCCGGCCTGTCGCACCACGGCGTCCCGTTCACCCGGGCCGCCTCACTCAACAGCAAGGTCCTGGACTTCCTCGACAAGCCCTGA
- a CDS encoding ATP-binding protein yields MTSNPTITTPTAPPTTQLTNPTHHFAMRFTSTRRGARLARRLCGVRLDAWGIPYDCDAHDALTLIAAELCANAVRHGTVPGRDFHLRLTARDRVVRLEVTDTRGERIPVLAPHGTPADRTDGRGLLLVAELADLWGWFPRADGPGKTVWAQLAVPASSP; encoded by the coding sequence ATGACCAGCAACCCCACGATCACCACCCCCACCGCACCCCCCACCACCCAACTCACGAACCCCACCCACCACTTCGCCATGCGCTTCACCTCGACCCGGCGCGGTGCCCGCCTCGCCCGTCGCCTGTGTGGGGTGCGGCTCGACGCCTGGGGCATCCCGTACGACTGCGACGCGCACGACGCGCTCACGCTCATCGCCGCCGAACTCTGCGCCAACGCCGTGCGGCACGGGACCGTGCCCGGACGGGACTTCCACCTACGGCTCACCGCTCGTGACAGGGTCGTACGCCTGGAAGTGACCGACACACGCGGCGAACGCATCCCGGTCCTGGCCCCGCACGGCACGCCCGCCGACCGGACCGACGGACGGGGCCTGCTCCTCGTCGCCGAACTCGCGGACCTCTGGGGCTGGTTCCCCCGCGCGGACGGCCCGGGAAAGACGGTGTGGGCCCAGCTGGCCGTCCCGGCCAGTAGCCCATAG